The DNA sequence GAACTAGATTTTCTGTCATCTCGTCTGCCTCCACTACGTTTTCCGCCATCACGTCTATTACCACCGCCACGTCTGTCATTACGTCTTCCACCGCCACCACGGTTTTCAGATACTTCAACATTTACAAATCGCCCTTCATGTTTAAAGTCTGTAAAAAAGGCTAACACTTTTTCTTTTAATTCATTTTCGGTATTAAAGAAAGAAAAACTGTCTTTTACTTCAACTTTAAAGATATCGTCTCTTCCTAAATCTAATACTTCTTTTAAAAAGTCTTTTAGTTTCATCCAGTCAAAGCCATCTTTTCCTCCAACGTTAATAAAATAGCGCGTAGAGTTTTTACTGCCTTTAAAATCACGCCCACCATCTCTATCAAACGAGCCTTCAGCAATATTTAGGTTTTTGGATTTTTGATAGTAATTAAAGAAACGCGTAAATTCTACAGAAAAGAATTTTTTAATCAATTCATCTTTATCTGTATCAGCAAATAACTCGTTAATACTGCTTAAATGTTTGTCAATTTCATGATTGATTTCAGTATTATGAATTTTGTTTGCAAGTGACATTAGTTGCACTTCGCAAATATCTGCACCATCCGGAATGTCTTTTTTATCAAACTGACGTTTAATAATACGCTCAATACTTTTTATTTTACGCACTTCACTTTTTGACACAATAACCATTGAAACTCCTGTTTTTCCTGCACGTCCGGTACGACCAGAACGGTGGGTGTAGGTTTCAATTTCGTCAGGTAATTGGTAATTTATAACATGCGTAATATCATCTACATCAATACCACGGGCAGCCACATCAGTTGCTACTAGCATTTGTATTTGGTTTTTTCTGAATGAATTCATTACCAAATCACGTTGGTTTTGACTTAAATCACCATGTAAAGCTCCTGCGCTATAACCATCTTCAATAAGGTTTTCTGCTACTTTTTGAGTATCGCGTTTGGTTCTACAAAATACAACCGAAAATATATCAGGATTTGCGTCAGCCAAACGTTTTAAAGCTTGGTAACGATCTCTGGAGTTTACTAAATAATATTCATGAGATACATTACTTGTACTTTCATTTTTGTTTCCCACAGTAATTTCCTGAGGATTTTCCATGAATTTTTTTGCAATGGTAGCCACTTCTTTTGGCATGGTTGCTGAAAATAACCAGGTACATTTATCTTCTGGAGAGTGTGATAAAATATCGGTTATATCTTCATAAAAACCCATATTAAGCATTTCATCAGCCTCATCTAATACAGCATATTCAATTTTGGAAATATCAACCAATTTGCGGCTAATCATATCTTTCATACGTCCTGGTGTTGCCACAATAATTTGGGCACCACGCTTAATTTCACGAGCTTGATCTGTAATGCTTGAACCACCATAAACGGCAACCACATTTAGGCCTTTACAATATTTACCATACAATTTCATTTCGTTGGTAATTTGCAAACAAAGCTCTCTAGTTGGTGATAAAATAAGCCCTTGCGTGGTACGGCTATCAATATTTATTTTTTGCAACATTGGGAAGCCAAAAGCAGCCGTTTTTCCCGTTCCTGTTTGGGCTAAAGCCACTAAATCAGTTTCGTCATTTAATAAAATGGGGATGGCTTTTTCCTGTACTTCACTTGGTTTTTCAAAACCTAAATCGGTAATGGCATGCAACAGGTCTTCATTAAGACCTAAATTTTGGAATGTGTTCATTCTTTGGTATAAGTATTCGATTATGTTATGTGGTGTTACATAAGAAGCGAATCGACATACTTAACCTTAAACTCCTAGTAACACATCCTC is a window from the Pseudalgibacter alginicilyticus genome containing:
- a CDS encoding DEAD/DEAH box helicase is translated as MNTFQNLGLNEDLLHAITDLGFEKPSEVQEKAIPILLNDETDLVALAQTGTGKTAAFGFPMLQKINIDSRTTQGLILSPTRELCLQITNEMKLYGKYCKGLNVVAVYGGSSITDQAREIKRGAQIIVATPGRMKDMISRKLVDISKIEYAVLDEADEMLNMGFYEDITDILSHSPEDKCTWLFSATMPKEVATIAKKFMENPQEITVGNKNESTSNVSHEYYLVNSRDRYQALKRLADANPDIFSVVFCRTKRDTQKVAENLIEDGYSAGALHGDLSQNQRDLVMNSFRKNQIQMLVATDVAARGIDVDDITHVINYQLPDEIETYTHRSGRTGRAGKTGVSMVIVSKSEVRKIKSIERIIKRQFDKKDIPDGADICEVQLMSLANKIHNTEINHEIDKHLSSINELFADTDKDELIKKFFSVEFTRFFNYYQKSKNLNIAEGSFDRDGGRDFKGSKNSTRYFINVGGKDGFDWMKLKDFLKEVLDLGRDDIFKVEVKDSFSFFNTENELKEKVLAFFTDFKHEGRFVNVEVSENRGGGGRRNDRRGGGNRRDGGKRSGGRRDDRKSSSGNGNRSERRRSEGTSKPRRSDDFKPKSVASDRPRRSRR